The Erinaceus europaeus chromosome 4, mEriEur2.1, whole genome shotgun sequence genomic sequence GAGGGGGCGGGCCGGTCAGTATCGCACCTGGTTCAacgcacatagtacgaaatgcaaggacccccacaaggatccatttttgaactccccccaccccccaagtacagtgggggaagctttgtaagaggtgaagcaggtctgcaggtgtctctctttctccctctctatcttcccctcccctctcaatttctctctgccctattcaataaaatagaaaaaatggccgccaggagcagtgggtttgtagtgctggtaccaagccccagtgataatcctggaggcaaaaaagaataaaatgcatAGGGCTCTGCTTTGTGCTTCTTTATCTGTGCTTGTAACATCAGATAATAGCAATTCAGAGCAAGAGCGGCTCTTCCCAAAGATGCCGTGTTTACTTTGGCTTCACGCTGCCACTCCCACTGGAGGTTGATACCCCTGTTTGAGAGGTAGAGCTGTTCTGGGAAACACGTGACCCTGGGATGCAAGTCTCCTAGCTGCCACCCCCACCCATTCCTTGCTGCTTAAAGGGCTCAGGCCTCCTGAGCTTGAAGACAGATGGCCCATTGTGCCACCCAAACTCACGACCAGTGTGTGTGGCAGTACCCACTGCAGGCTAAGCTGTGTGCTCAGCTCTCCAGGTCAGGTGTGCCTGGCTGTTTGGAGAGGTGACCTAGGAGACACCTCCTGACTGCTTGCCTGTCCCTCCAGGCATCGACTTAGAGAACATTGTCTACTACAAGGATGACACTCACTACTTCGTGATGACAGCCAAGAAGCAGTGTATGTTGCGGCTGGGAGTGCTGCGTCAGGTGGGGCTCTGGGCCAGGCAGGGCGGGGCTGGGTGGTCGGCCTTGGGGGGGTACGTGGGGCTAGTCCCGACCCTTCCTCTACCCTAGCATCCCCTCTCCCCCAGGCTCTTCTCCCCTGGGATTTACATGGCACTCTTTAAATCGTATGCTGACCTAAGTACCTGACACCTGCCATAGGTTATTACCACACCTGTAATAAGCTCCGTGAGGGCTGGGCTTTGTGTCTCTTGCCCCATGACTATTCCCAGTGTCTAGAGGGAGTGTGCTTGGTACATAGAAGTACCCAGTAAATATGTGCTGAATGAATTAGTTGAACACTTACTATatgatgttccttttttttttttttttaagaagttgtcttttatatataaattatctttgtttctttatgggataaacacagccagaactctagagggaggggaggtagaaaatcagagacccctgcagccctgcttcaccactcttaacgcttccccctgcaggtggggcctggggactagaacctgggcctcacgcactgtaacgtgcgggtgcgccaccacctggccccctgtgtgATGGTCTTTTGGTCCAGTTTCTTgctctctttgtttttttgttcgtTTTCTTGCCAGGGCTTCGCTCCAGGCTGCCTTCTTTTTATTAgctagagaaacagagggagaaagaaatggcaGCGCTGAAGCTCCCTCTGCTGCGGcggggcccaggcccaggcccaggctcaaatttgggtcacGCACacagcagagcagcacactactcaggtggccttttttttttttttttttcctttttctgtattggaggattaatggtttacagtcaacagtaaaatgcagtagtttgtgcatgtgtaacatttcccagtttccacataacagttcagtccccactaggccctcctctgccagcatgttccaggacctgaaccctccccccgccCAAAGGTGCAATacgcaattaattaattaattgattaattaattatttttttacagagcactgctcagctctgacttatggtggtgcagaggattgaacctgggacctgagagcctcaggcatgaaaatctgtttgcataaccattatgctattcccccttCCTCCCAGTAGCCtataccagagcattactcagctctagtttatgatggtgcaggggattagacCTGCAACTTTGAGCCGCAAGCATGAAAATTTTGTGCATAaccattgctttttaaaaatacatattttttttcctccagggttattgctggggctcagtgcctgcaccatgagtccactgctcctggaggctactttttcccttttttttttttgttgccccgttttatcattgttgtggttattattactgttgttattgatgttgtcgttgttggataggacagagagaaatcgagagaggagaagatagggaagaagagagaaagataatctgtagacctgcttcaccacttgtgaagcgacccccctgcaggtggggagctgggggcttgaaccgggatccttaacgccggtccatgcactttgatcgatgtgcgcttaacctgctgcgctaccacccaaccccctaaaagTATGTTTTTTAGCTTATCAGAGAGaagtagaaatcaagagggagggggaagcactgctctatcacatatgaagcttcccctacaggtgggggctgggggcttgaaccatggtccttgagcATTCTTATGTGCTCAAGTGGGTGCCTGGCCCCTACATAACCATTattgtatctccccctccctattttgctggccttttctcacccaattttttttttttaggtacaaaaattttattttatttcattttattttatcattactactattattattttttaccagagcactgctcagctctggtttatggtggtgctggggattgaacctgggacctttggtgcttcaggcatgagagtctttttgcataaccattatgctatctccccagcccattttattttattatttttttaccagagcactgcttagctgtgacttatggtggggtgggggcttgaacctgggacttgagagcctcaggcatgagagtctctgcataaccgctatgctgtctaccccaaccCCTCTCAGCTAATTTCTGTGATGTGTAAATGGTGGAGAAACTGAGACTCTGAGAAGTTCAGTGACTTGTCCAGAGCGGGTGCTTCATGATAGCAGTGGTACTGGGCCTCCAGACAGGGCGCCCCACCCGCACGGCACTGTTAGGACACGTGTTGAGGAAGGTGACTGGAGCTTGGGAGACACAGGGCGTTCAGATTAATTCTAATCCCAGTTTAGCCTTCAACTGCTGTGTAGTCTTGGGAGGCCCCTTCTTGGGGCTTCAGGTATGTTCTCTACCCAGGGGGATGGGACGGCTATTGACCCTGGTGGTTGTGATCCCCTGGCCCTGCAGGACTGGCCGGAGACTGACCGGCTGCTGAGCGGTGCCAATGTGGTGCCTGCAGCTCTGCAGCGCTTTGCCCGGGCGGCTGCTGACTTCGCCACCCAGGGAAAGCTTGGAAACCTGGAGTTTGCCCAGGATGCCAGCGGCCGGCCCGACGTCTCTGCCTTCGACTTCACAAGCATGATGCGGGCTGAGAGCTCTGCCCGCGTGAAGGAGAAACACGGTGCCCGGCTGCTGATGGGACTGGTGGGGGACTGCCTGGTGGAGGTGAGGAGGCCAGGGCTCCAGGCTGGTGTTTCAGGAGGCAGGGACTCCTCATAACAACCGCCAGAGGctccagggctgggggaggaagccgctAATGTGCTAAtgccacacacagagagagagaccgctGCCGGTGTAATGAGGGGCCCATCTGCTGGGATCTGTTAAGCATCTGGGCTTGGGCATGCCCTTTGGGTTTTCACTGAGCTGTTTCCTCTTCTGACCCTGCAGCCCTTCTGGCCCCTGGGCACTGGAGTGGCGCGGGGCTTCCTGGCAGCTCTTGACGCAGCCTGGATGGTGAAGCGATGGGCAGAGGGCGTTGGGCCCCTAGAGGTGCTGGCAGAACGGTGAGGCCCAAGATACGGGGGCAGTTGGCAGGGTGTGAGCAAGGGTCAGAGAGAGGGTCAGGGATGTAGGGTGCATCTTTGGAGGCAAGAGCAAAAAGAACGGGACCTGGATAGTGGTGcgtctggttaagagcacatgttcccaagcacaaagacctgggttcaaacctctgcccccacctgcaggaggtccacttcacaagtgctgaagcaggtgtgcaggtgtctgtctttccccctctctctctccatcctttcactatctctctgtcctgattaaaaaaaaaaaaaagaaagaaaagaagaagaaaagaaaaaaatggctaccaggagcaggggattcatagtgctggcaccaagcctcggcgataaccctggtggcaattaaaaaaaaaatgagcaaagagaactaaaagagaaagagatactcaGAAAGAGAGAGTTCTCGTGGGTTGGGCACTGATGAATGAATGCTCCTCACCTCATGCCCTACTCACCCACCCCCTCCAGTGAAAGCCTGTACCAGCTCCTGTCACAGACCTCCCCAGAAAACATGCATCGCAACACAGCCCAGTACGGGCTGGACCCAGCTACTCGCTACCCCAACCTGAATCTCCGGGCTGTGACCCCCAAACAGGTCAGAGACCCCTGTTGTCCCCCCACACAGCTCGCTCACTTCTGTAGGCCAGGCCTCCCCTCCAGGTCTGCCTCATCACCACCCTCCTgggggctcccccccccccccccccgggtgtgCGGGGTGTGGTTAGCCTGCCTTGGGCCCTGAGAGCAGCTGCCGTAGGTTCAAGACCTGTACGAAGTGGCGACCAAGGAGACTATACAGAGGCCGAGTGACAAGCCAGACGGCGTTGCGTCAGTCACTGGTGAGGCCCTCCTCTAAGGCAGGGTCCAAAACTCAGACCAGCCATCGACGTCCAGAACAAGCTTGTGAGGGAGCAGGGTGCTGGAGTCctccctggtggtggtggtggtgtgtgtgtgtgtgtggggggggggttgggagtgTCCTGGAGGggtgaagggggaagggaggggttgGTTCACAGCTACTGTACATGGAGTGATTTCAGTGTTTCAACAGCCTTGACAGCTGCTGTAGCTTTTCTGCCTGGCTCCTCCAGCCTAGTACCCCTCAGGCCACCTTTGTTTGTCAGCCTCTGGGTCCCCCTTCAGCCTCATTTCATAGCTTGTTGTCCTTTGTGGCTGGCAATGATTGTATTCATTTGCTTTatccaaagactttttttttgcttccaggtttattgctggggctcgcatcacgaatccactactcctgaaagctatttttttccccttttgttgcctttgttgttttatcgttgttgtggttattattattattgttattgatgtcattgttggataggacagagagaaatggagagagaaggagaaaaagaaggggagagaaagatagacacctgcagacctgcttcactacctgtgaagcgactcccctgcaggcggggagccgggggcttgaaccaggatccttatgccagtccttgtgctttgcaccacatgtgcttaacccactgcactaccgcctgacccccgacttttttttttaatgataaaactGAGGTGGAGGAGGGTGCCCCAGGAGTGGGTGTCTGCCTCCACTTTCCATATTCCCCCTACACCCAGCCGGTGGGCTCTGTGAGCTTGggatccttttttaaatttctttattgggggattaatggtttaaggtAGACAGTACAATAGTCTATACATGtctaacatttccacataacataaGCCTCCTCTCCCAGGCTTAGCGGGCACCCAAGAGGCGCTCCTTCGCTGGTGCCAGGAACAGACCGCTGGGTACCCCGGTGTTCACGTCACCGACCTGTCTTCCTCCTGGACTGACGGACGGGCTCTTTGTGCCCTGGTGCACCGGCTGCAGCCCGGCCTACTGTGAGTTGGGAACTGGGCTCGAGGTCCCTGGcaggccctgcctgtctctcATACAGGCagtgtggaggggagggagatggCTGTCGCCGAGTCTGCAAACCCAGTGGAGTCCTCCCACTGGCTGATGATCTCTGCCCACATCGCTTCACCTCTGTAGCATTACTATTCCTGTCTGCTCGCGGGAATCCAGTATGTTGAATAGGGAGCGCTCTGTGGGCGGGCAGGTGCCCTCAGGACCAGAGGTGGTTGATGTTGCGCGGCGATCGTGTGTAACAGAGAATTAAAGCCTTTTCTGTTCTCTGTCCGCTTTgtaccccagcccagcccctgcacGCTGcctgcttcctttctccccctcggAGGGGTCAGGCTCCTGTATCCAATTGTCTTCTTCATGACACCTTGCAGGGAGCCCTCTGACCTCCAGGGTGTGGGGGCTCTGGAAGCTGCTTCGTGGGCTCTGAAGATGGCAGAGCATGAGCTGGGCATCACGCCGGTGTTGTCTGCACAGGCAGTGGTGGCAGGGAGCGACCCGCTGGGCCTCATTGCCTACCTCAGCTACTTCCACAGTGCCTTCAAGAACACACCCCACACTGAAGGTGACCTGGTTGCGGGGGCGGGAGGAGGGCGGTTGGGACATGGGAGAGGTGAGGTGtgagagagggggcagggggagccTGAGCACAGCCTGGGAGAGGTGCCCTTCTGGTTTAAGTGTAGTttctgtttgggggtggggggatgccatGCTTCCCGTCTATCCCGATGCTTCAACTCTCCCCGCAGGCCCTGTCAGACAAGGCTCCCTGGGCACCTCCAGGGCTGTCCAATTCCTTGGCAAACTGCAGAGGACCCTGCAACGAACCCGGGCCCAGGTAAGGCAAGCAGGGCTAGGCAGTGGGCCCCTGGGGATTGCGAGACTGAGGTCAAGGCGGAGACGCTCACGTGAAAGCAAGGGAGGGTGCGGGGTTTCAGCCCCACGCTCAAGGTCTGGGACTGTTGCAGGAAAAGCGGGAGCACGCTGGTGGCAAGAAGCCTCGCCTACAGGTAAACGTGATAGGACTAGACAGTCCCTGCCTCAGTCTGTCTCCTTCCCCGGTGCTGTTTCCCGTgtcctctcccccacacccatgtCTTATGCACTTGGGTCCCAGAATCTGTCTCctcctgcccagagccccttcctTAGCCCCCGTCTCCCAGCCACCCTGTCTGTACACATCCACTCCCCTGCTAACCCTGTACTCCCATCTCCAAGCCTGACCGCATTACCTCTTTAGGAAGAGGCTCACACCCCAAGGACTGAGGAGCCCCCTGTCCCAGAGCCCAGTGTGCCTCTGACACCACCGTCCCAGCACCAGCAGGTAAGAAATCGCCCCATGTCTAGGCAGAGGCCTGCGGCGGGCAGGAGGTTTCAGGGAGAGGTAAGGGCTCTGCGGCTGGCTGCCAGTAACCCACTCCGTGGCCCCGGGGTGATGTAGGCCAATTCTGGGGACCTGTGTGCACTGTGCGGGGAGCAGCTCTATGTCCTGGAACGCCTCTGCGTCGACGGCCATTTCTTCCACCGGAGCTGCTTCTGCTGCCCTATCTGTGAGGCCACGTTGTGGCCAGGCGACTACGGACAGCACCCAGGAGATGGTGAGTGGGTTAGGGAGAGCCTGGGGCAGGGGGCACCCCAGATCTGGCCTTGGAGGGCCAGGAACTTGAAAGTGGAGAACTAGACTGCTAAGCACGGGGCAGAAATAGGCTCGTTCTGATATTCTGCTGTGCCCAAGGGCTCTTCCCCGGTGTGGAGGTGTAAGGAGGCAGAAGGTTGACGGTCAGGCTCACATTCAGAGTCCAGTCTGCCCCAGCTTCAGTAACGACTttgtctcttccccttctccacccTGCCCAGGAAGATTCTACTGCCTCCAGCACCTGCCCCAAGCAGGCCACCAAGAAGACAACGGCAACCATGGCTCCGAGAGCCAGGTAAAAGCTgaaagtgtgtgttgggggtaggaaaaaaagaaaagggacatGGGCGAATGATTATCAGCCAGTGGGAGGACTCTACTGGGTTTGCTGACTCAGAGAGACAgccgtctctctcccctccacactGCCTGtacaagagagaggcagggcctGCCAGGGACCGTGAGCCCAGTTCTCAACTCACAGTAGGCCGGGCCTACTCTaccagcagattttttttttaaatttgggtAGAGACGGAGAAAcaggggagtggggagacagagagcgctgcatcactgtttgtgaagcttacctcttgcaagtggggtccaggggcttgaacttcagtccttactcactgtagcatgtgcttttaaccacatactccaccacctggccctgagcccAGTGGATTTTGCTGACAGTAGCAGGTCATTGTCTGCTAGAAAGGCAGGAGTTTActacttttttacatttttttaatatttattttatttatttattcccttttgttgcccttttctttattgttgttgtagttattattattattgatgttgttgttgttggaaaggagagagagagaaatggagagaggaggggaagacagaaagggggagagaaagataagacacctgcagacctgcttcactgcctgtgaagcgactcccctgcaggtgggaagccaggggctcgaaccaggatccttacaccggtccttgtgctttgcgccatgtgtgcttaacctgctgcactaccgctcgaccccctaAAGGCAGGAGTTTTCATCTGGTTCTGCTGATAATGCATTCCGAGTGCCTAGAGCACTCCTTGGCACTATTCAGTACGTGGTATCAGTCAGTGAACCCAGGCCTGTCCCAGTTGTTGTAAGGGCCAGCCTTGACCTCACATTGGGCAGGCTACTGACCATCAACCTGGGGGCTTTTACAGGAACTCCCCACACCTACCGAGACCAGCTCCCCAGTCCCCCCAATCCCCCCGAAGGAAAGCAATCCGGTCCCAAGCCCCAGCCAGCCAACCCGTCGGCCCATCCGCCTCTCCAGCCCTGAACGCCGACAGCTGTCCTCCCTCAGCCTTACTCCTGACCAGGAGGCGGAACCTCCACCCAAGCCCCCCCGTACCTGCCTTGCCTTGGCCCGCCAGGCCCTGGAGGGCAGCTTTATGGGCTGGGGACTCCCAGTCCAAACAGCTCAAGGTAGATACTATCCAGATGTGCGGACCCCAGGTGGGGTGGGGCTATGGTAGTGGGACTCCTCAGGGAATGAGctggggaggagaaagggaagtggagGGGGTGGCGGGGAGGGGGTCCCAGGTgctttatctatttctttctaccaacagaggaagaaaagaatctTTCGTCTagtgaggaggaagaagaggatgaggaggaagatggAGCTTTGTATTCAGATGCTGAGCAGGTAGGTGGGAGGACTTGGCTCCGAGCCATCAGGTGGTTTCATTGAATATAACCCacccggggccaggcagtggtgcacctggttgaggccccatgttacagtgcacaaggaccccagtttaagcccctggtcccccacctgcagggggaaagcttcacgagtggtgaagcagcgttgcgggtgtctctgtctctctccccatctcctccttccccctcgatttctggctgtctccatccaataagtaaagataaaaaaataaagcttttaaaatataatataaccttgtctttttcaatatttacttattcccttttgttgcccttgttttttttattgttgtagttattgttgttaccattcttggataggacagagagaaatggagagaggaggggaagacagagagggggagagaaagatagacacctgcaggcctgcttcaccgcttgtaaagcgactcccctgcaggtggggagccgggggcttcaaccgagatccttacgctggtccttgcactttgcaccatgtaccttgcactttaaccctctgtgctaccctcTGTGCTTCCAAAAATAATAGAACCTTATAGCATGCTCCCTTCCCCTAGCCCTTGCCCTGATTGTCTTTTCTACTCAGTTTTTCATGTCTCAAAGCTTCTATTTTCTTCTACCAGAGTTTACCCCCATTTCCAgtccagggatttttttttaagccccTTCTGAGTAGAGCCTACCTGCCAGGGGACCAAGTCCTAACCCTAAATGGCTTGACAACCTTGCTATAGACTCTGTTGACCATTGCCAAGAACTCGGGACACATGACTAATTATCCAACATGGCGACGGACTCTGCTGCGCCGTGctaaggaggaggagatgaaacgCTTCAGCAAGGCCCAGGTGAGATCTACGAGCTCCCTGAAGTTCTGATGGGCCCAGGAGCCTGAGACTGGGGGTCATATCTCCCCTAGCGCTCCATCCTTGAGCCATCAAAGACTCTTTGGCCTTCTGTCTTGAACCCTTCAGGCCATCCAGCGAAGGCAATATGAGATCGAAGTGGCTCTGAATGAGCTGGAAGCTGAGGGCAAGAAACTGGAGCTGGCCCTGAGGGAGCAGAGTGGTGAGTCAAATTGGGGAGGGACCAACTGGGACATGtttctgcctctgtttctgtgTTTAGCTCTCAAACCATCGGGCTGTGACCCGACCAGTTATATCGGACAGACTCCTCTCACCTTGGCTTGAGCTCTCCTGACTAACCCTGCCCCTTCTATTAGATTCTTCAGAACAGCGAAAGAACCTCTTGTTAGAACAACTGCTGCAGCTTGTTCGGGAGAAAAACAGCCTGGTGACCGAGGAGGCTGAGCTCATGATCGCGTAAGGGATGAGGGACCAGTGGCCTTTAAGTTGGGCCCCAGCCAGGTCCTCGCGTACAACGGACAGCTGGGCTTCCTCTATCCTCTTTCCACAGGGcaaaggaactgaacctggaggaGAAGCAGTGGCACCTGGACCAGGAGCTACGACGCTACATGAATCAGGATGGTAGGCAGGGGAGATGGTATGAGGGAGGAAGAGGGCGCAGTGTGCTGCATAAGCGCCTGACCTCAGGCACTGACTGACTGCCCAACAGTCGCGTAACATGATCTGAGTGAAGTGCTTCGGAGCCCTGGTATTTCTGAGGCACCTCAGGAAGAAGCCTAAGGATGGGGTTCCAAGgctcccaccccctttttaaatagaaaaaatctATCCGTTtttggatagatagccagaaattgagagggaagaggatgatagagagggagagagacagagagagacacctgcagccctgcttcactcctcgtgaagcttctcccccgcaggtgaggaccgggggcttgaacccaggtccttgtacattgtaacagatGTACCGTCACCTGCCCCcctttcttattttactttaatgagagaattACAGAGAGAGATCAGTGGCTTACGGttgggactggggattgaacctaggacctcagagcatcaggtaaccattaggctatcaccCTACCTCCctctttactaaaaaaaaaaaaaaaaatacagaaccaGAGAACCCAAGAGACGGAAAGCATGAAAGAGACCGCAGTACTGCAGCTTCCTTCAAAgcaatgggggctgggctcaaacttaggcCACACATGTAGCGAAGCTGCACATTGCCCAAGTGAACTATTGGGCCAGCTCCCTAGGCCACTGTTGTCTCCAGTTCAATCAGAGCTATACAGCTGGGCTCTAGACAAAATTTCCTTCAAAAATGGTGCTGCTGGGGGTcaaggcagtagcgtagcaggttaagcgcaggtggcgcaaagtataaggactggtgcaaggatcccggttcaagcccccagcctccccacctacaggggagtcgtttcacaggcagtgaagcaggtcagcaggtgtcttatctttctttccccctctctgtcttcccagcctctctcgatttctctctgtcctatccaacaacgacatcggtaacaacaacaataataaccacaacaacgataaaacaacaagggcaacctaAGGGGgggagaaataaattttaaaaaatggtactgCTGCTAAATGATTCCAGAAAGCCAGTTTATGCAGCGTTCAcgagccaaaaaaaaaaccttaagagaTTAGGAAAACAAAGCTCGGCTTGTGCGAATCACAGGGGTGGCTTTAGGTTTTGTCTCTCCTAACTCACCACCCAAATTCTGGTCCTCTGACTTCATCATCTCTTCCCTTCAGGAACCCTGAGGACAGACGTTGATCCACAAGATGAGAAAAAAGCCGTAAAGAAGCTGGTGGATGTGGTGAACCAGCGCAATGCCCTCATCCACTTTCTGGAGGAATGCAGGCTCAGTGAGCTGACTTCAGGGCCAGGGGTGCAGGACTAGAAAAGACCAGGCCTCCGACTTTCTTCTCTCCAAGGAAGACGCCTCCGTGCAGAAGTAGGCTCCCCTTGCTCATCTGGCTGCCTGGGAGAGGGCCAGTTTCCAATAAAAATGTTTCTGCCACACAGAGGGCTCAGGCTGCCtccaggaggaagggaggaaggaggtgtGTGGGAGGCCAGAGGATAGCAAGGAACCTGAAGATCTACTTTGTGACAGCCACTGAGCCTCCACCCCAGTCACTATCTCTACAAGGGAAACGGCAGAGCCATAAAAGTGTGTTTTATTGTTCCTCAACCCTGTCCCCCTCCTGCTGCCCCAGGAACAGGGATGGCTGAGACTCTGGACCCGGGTCCTGGGCCTCCCTTGCCCTTCTCAGCACATGCTGGAGCTCAGCCTGTGCCCTGCATAAGGCCTTGACTTCCTTCAGATGGAAGAGGTAGACTGCACCTGCCCCCAGGATCAGTCCGACGCTGGGGGTCCAGAGCAGTATGGCGACTTCCCTGAATTCTCCTCCAGCCACCAGGGCACACAGCAGCGCCAGGAGAAGCAGCCCTAGGCCAACCACGTAGCCAGCGAGGTTGGCCCACCAGTGAGCGTGGGTCATGCCCAGGTCCAGCTCCGCCCAGGCCTCCCTGAGCACACTCGTCAGTGGTGAGCACTCCGTGGGTCCTAGAGGTagtggggtgagagagagacaagagacagagatgtGTCAGAATGGAAGAGCTGCCTTGTGCTGGCGGGCCAGGGAAAGGGGGGGTTACTCACCACAGGGGGGACTGGCGGTGTGCTGGGGAGGGCTGTGTCTCACACACAGCGTCGCCATCAGGGCCTCGTGATCAGAGAGGGGGCTGCCACTGTGAGGGTCGTGGCCCGTAGTGGTTCTCAGAGTCTTGCAGGAGATGTAGAACCCAGGGACTGCCTAGGGGGGCCGAGAGAGAGAGCTTTGTGTGTTTTGCATTTAGTAGACTGGGGGTCAGGAAGTAGtttgccgggagtcgggctgtagcgtagcgggttaagtgcaggtggcacaaagcgcagttcgagccctggctccccacctgcaggggagtcccttcacaggtggtgaagcaggtctgcaggtgtctgtctttctccctctgtcttcccatcctctctccatttctctctgtcctatccaacaacgatgacaacaataataataactacaacaataaaacaagggcaacaaaagggaataaatattaaaaaatttttttaaaaaaaggaagtagttTGCCTGGTAGAGTGTATGCCTTACTGTGCAGGACTCCGGGCTCCAATCTTGATACCATGGAGGTGCACGATGCATGGGGCCTTCTTACACGGTAGAGCGCTAtgttgcttctctcctctctttgcctctt encodes the following:
- the MICAL1 gene encoding F-actin-monooxygenase MICAL1 isoform X2, coding for MASPTSTNPAHAHFESFLQAQLCRDVLSSFDGLCRALELEPGGGLPQFHKIKAQLNYWSAKSLWAKLDKRATQPVYQQGRACANTKCLVVGAGPCGLRAAVELALLGAQVVLVEKRTKFSRHNVLHLWPFTIHDLRALGAKKFYGRFCTGTLDHISIRQLQLLLLKVALLLGVEIHWGVTFTGLQPPPKRGSGWRAQLQPSPPSQLASYEFDVLISAAGGKFVPEGFTVREMRGKLAIGITANFVNRRTVEETQVPEISGVAKIYNQQFFQSLLKATGIDLENIVYYKDDTHYFVMTAKKQCMLRLGVLRQDWPETDRLLSGANVVPAALQRFARAAADFATQGKLGNLEFAQDASGRPDVSAFDFTSMMRAESSARVKEKHGARLLMGLVGDCLVEPFWPLGTGVARGFLAALDAAWMVKRWAEGVGPLEVLAERESLYQLLSQTSPENMHRNTAQYGLDPATRYPNLNLRAVTPKQVQDLYEVATKETIQRPSDKPDGVASVTGLAGTQEALLRWCQEQTAGYPGVHVTDLSSSWTDGRALCALVHRLQPGLLEPSDLQGVGALEAASWALKMAEHELGITPVLSAQAVVAGSDPLGLIAYLSYFHSAFKNTPHTEGPVRQGSLGTSRAVQFLGKLQRTLQRTRAQEKREHAGGKKPRLQEEAHTPRTEEPPVPEPSVPLTPPSQHQQANSGDLCALCGEQLYVLERLCVDGHFFHRSCFCCPICEATLWPGDYGQHPGDGRFYCLQHLPQAGHQEDNGNHGSESQELPTPTETSSPVPPIPPKESNPVPSPSQPTRRPIRLSSPERRQLSSLSLTPDQEAEPPPKPPRTCLALARQALEGSFMGWGLPVQTAQEEEKNLSSSEEEEEDEEEDGALYSDAEQTLLTIAKNSGHMTNYPTWRRTLLRRAKEEEMKRFSKAQAIQRRQYEIEVALNELEAEGKKLELALREQSEQRKNLLLEQLLQLVREKNSLVTEEAELMIAAKELNLEEKQWHLDQELRRYMNQDGTLRTDVDPQDEKKAVKKLVDVVNQRNALIHFLEECRLSELTSGPGVQD
- the MICAL1 gene encoding F-actin-monooxygenase MICAL1 isoform X1 gives rise to the protein MASPTSTNPAHAHFESFLQAQLCRDVLSSFDGLCRALELEPGGGLPQFHKIKAQLNYWSAKSLWAKLDKRATQPVYQQGRACANTKCLVVGAGPCGLRAAVELALLGAQVVLVEKRTKFSRHNVLHLWPFTIHDLRALGAKKFYGRFCTGTLDHISIRQLQLLLLKVALLLGVEIHWGVTFTGLQPPPKRGSGWRAQLQPSPPSQLASYEFDVLISAAGGKFVPEGFTVREMRGKLAIGITANFVNRRTVEETQVPEISGVAKIYNQQFFQSLLKATGIDLENIVYYKDDTHYFVMTAKKQCMLRLGVLRQDWPETDRLLSGANVVPAALQRFARAAADFATQGKLGNLEFAQDASGRPDVSAFDFTSMMRAESSARVKEKHGARLLMGLVGDCLVEPFWPLGTGVARGFLAALDAAWMVKRWAEGVGPLEVLAERESLYQLLSQTSPENMHRNTAQYGLDPATRYPNLNLRAVTPKQVQDLYEVATKETIQRPSDKPDGVASVTGLAGTQEALLRWCQEQTAGYPGVHVTDLSSSWTDGRALCALVHRLQPGLLEPSDLQGVGALEAASWALKMAEHELGITPVLSAQAVVAGSDPLGLIAYLSYFHSAFKNTPHTEGPVRQGSLGTSRAVQFLGKLQRTLQRTRAQEKREHAGGKKPRLQEEAHTPRTEEPPVPEPSVPLTPPSQHQQANSGDLCALCGEQLYVLERLCVDGHFFHRSCFCCPICEATLWPGDYGQHPGDGRFYCLQHLPQAGHQEDNGNHGSESQELPTPTETSSPVPPIPPKESNPVPSPSQPTRRPIRLSSPERRQLSSLSLTPDQEAEPPPKPPRTCLALARQALEGSFMGWGLPVQTAQEEEKNLSSSEEEEEDEEEDGALYSDAEQTLLTIAKNSGHMTNYPTWRRTLLRRAKEEEMKRFSKAQAIQRRQYEIEVALNELEAEGKKLELALREQSDSSEQRKNLLLEQLLQLVREKNSLVTEEAELMIAAKELNLEEKQWHLDQELRRYMNQDGTLRTDVDPQDEKKAVKKLVDVVNQRNALIHFLEECRLSELTSGPGVQD